The proteins below are encoded in one region of Aquisphaera giovannonii:
- a CDS encoding radical SAM protein codes for MDLPRFLQVEPVGQCNLRCQMCSIQFRPDGPPHGPPAFMDFDVFTRLLDQFPGLEELQLQGLGEPMMHPRFFDMIELAAGRGIRVSTNTNATYLNESRAERCVTSGLAEIHISIDGATAETYEGIRVRAHFDRVIANVEELVAARRRLRSATPRIRMVVVAMRKNLREFPDLVRLAHRLGIDTVFVQHLCHDFGESSLPAYYRSMRDFVDAETLTRLTQDEVGPHFDEARRVAGELSVDLRLPRTRPRAHPPGTPGRRRCDWPWRGAYVSYQGLAMPCCMVSTPDRINFGSMAERGVEPIWNGVEYEAFREQLSTETPPEVCRSCAIYSGTF; via the coding sequence ATGGACCTGCCGAGATTCCTCCAGGTCGAGCCCGTCGGCCAGTGCAACCTGCGCTGCCAGATGTGCTCGATCCAGTTCCGGCCGGACGGCCCGCCCCACGGCCCGCCGGCCTTCATGGATTTCGACGTGTTCACGCGGCTGCTCGACCAGTTCCCGGGCCTGGAGGAGCTCCAGCTCCAGGGCCTCGGGGAGCCGATGATGCACCCGCGGTTCTTCGACATGATCGAGCTCGCCGCCGGCCGGGGCATCCGGGTCAGCACCAACACCAACGCCACGTACCTGAACGAGAGTCGGGCCGAGCGGTGCGTCACGAGCGGGCTCGCGGAGATCCACATCTCGATCGACGGCGCCACCGCGGAGACCTACGAGGGCATCCGTGTCCGCGCCCACTTCGATCGGGTGATCGCCAACGTCGAGGAGCTGGTGGCGGCCCGCCGGCGGCTCCGCTCCGCGACGCCCCGCATCCGGATGGTGGTGGTGGCGATGCGGAAGAACCTCCGCGAGTTCCCCGACCTCGTCCGCCTGGCGCACCGGCTGGGGATCGACACGGTGTTCGTGCAACATCTCTGCCACGACTTCGGCGAGTCCAGCCTGCCGGCCTACTACCGCTCGATGAGAGACTTCGTCGACGCGGAGACGCTCACGCGACTGACCCAGGACGAGGTCGGCCCGCACTTCGACGAGGCCCGTCGCGTGGCCGGCGAGCTGAGCGTGGACCTCCGCCTCCCCCGCACGCGGCCCCGCGCCCACCCCCCGGGCACCCCGGGCCGTCGGCGTTGCGACTGGCCCTGGCGCGGGGCCTACGTCAGCTATCAGGGGCTCGCCATGCCCTGCTGCATGGTGTCCACGCCGGACCGGATCAACTTCGGCAGCATGGCCGAACGGGGAGTCGAGCCGATCTGGAACGGAGTCGAGTACGAGGCGTTCCGCGAGCAACTTTCTACCGAGACACCGCCGGAAGTCTGCCGATCCTGCGCGATCTATTCCGGCACCTTCTGA
- a CDS encoding YybH family protein: MTFRETLDRHLRAIRDRDLPGLLETVAPDELTLITSDGRLVRSTGEFAEMHRGWFAEKTWTLDAEVVSVFESPELASVILRLDYRDDPAGRPPIREASYLSLVFALREGRWLMVQDQNTPIRSRPEAG, translated from the coding sequence ATGACCTTCCGCGAGACTCTGGATCGTCACCTCCGAGCCATCCGCGATCGCGACCTCCCGGGCCTGCTGGAGACGGTCGCCCCGGATGAGCTGACTTTGATCACGTCCGACGGCCGGCTCGTCCGCTCGACGGGCGAGTTCGCCGAGATGCACCGGGGCTGGTTCGCGGAGAAGACCTGGACGCTCGACGCGGAGGTCGTGAGCGTGTTCGAGTCGCCCGAGCTCGCATCCGTGATCCTCCGCCTCGACTATCGAGACGACCCCGCGGGGCGCCCCCCGATCCGGGAGGCGAGCTACCTGTCCCTGGTCTTCGCCCTGCGCGAGGGGCGCTGGCTGATGGTCCAGGATCAGAACACGCCTATCCGATCGCGGCCCGAGGCGGGCTGA